TCTGGACTTATGAAAAATCTGAAGATGTGAACAGTCCTTATCTGCAGGAACACATCCATCTGGTAACAGCCATCCGAAGAGATGAACCCGTTAACGAGGCGGAACTTACAGCCAAATCGACTCTGACCTCCATAATGGGTAGAATTGCGGCATATACCGGAAAGGAAGTTACCTGGGATGAGATGATGAAGTCAAGCCTCCAACTGGGACCGGAAGGAGGCCCTGAATCAGTAAATTCACTTGGTTCAAGCGAGCTCGTCAATTCCAAAGTTCCTGTTCCTGGCACGGAAGATTAAGAACTTGTTTGAAAATAAAATTTAAAAAAACGCGCCTTCTGGCTGTGGACTTTGCCTTTTCGAAATAAGCGTTGACCGGATCATGCAGGTTAAGTCGTTCTTAATGGCTGGACAGTGGAATGTGGATGTATGGTTTATGATACCTATAAGGAAGGCTTTTACCGAAGCTACCGGAGGGTCTGGCCGGGACGTCAGCGTCATTTGCTCGGCCAATCACGGTATGGACAGCTCATTACGATAAAAGGAAAGGAAAAAACCACTGAAACCCCCGGTTTTCCGGAGAGTCTTCCAATGATGAAAATTCGTGCGAGCCTGACCGCCGTCTTTGAAGATGGTTCGAAAGAGCAGGTCTTTGAGAGGACCTATGAGTTCAACCTGGCACAGTCAATCGATCAGTAGGAAGAATCAAATAAAGAAACCCTCATGGAAGAGCTTACACAAAAGACACATCGACCGGTTTTATAAGTTCCCAGAAGGCAAAAGAAGTAAGGATTCTGTGGTGAACAATCATAAATCCTTA
The sequence above is drawn from the Bacteroidales bacterium genome and encodes:
- a CDS encoding oxidoreductase — protein: WTYEKSEDVNSPYLQEHIHLVTAIRRDEPVNEAELTAKSTLTSIMGRIAAYTGKEVTWDEMMKSSLQLGPEGGPESVNSLGSSELVNSKVPVPGTED